A section of the Labrus bergylta chromosome 21, fLabBer1.1, whole genome shotgun sequence genome encodes:
- the vstm4b gene encoding V-set and transmembrane domain-containing protein 4, with protein sequence MKISSVVFALLTRALLGDLCLAINVTITPSPFTVAQEGENITLSCVVSQRRRNAALPVVKWTFLPAGTDRPEDELLIARVNMRKARFYGNYTKSFPWPKLKLTVVKQGKIFDLVILNVSEGDRGLYMCRVQEFKKHQDRWKASSNCTAATELRVHVLPSTKAKESLWSLFEDVYLCAVLICSVGLLCMCMFTVTVTCQYIQRKQRLKDNYHLVKSPQNSSGETVTSLVNMSPALPKKERRYRKKRSRDYQEEIPPEIPAKAPIGEKTRKPKLLKPQPRKVVLPKIVEENLTYAELDLVRPIPETKASCSGTVYAQILFEEQPL encoded by the exons ATGAAGATCTCCTCTGTGGTCTTCGCTCTCCTGACTCGAGCACTGCTTGGAG ATTTGTGTTTGGCCATTAACGTCACCATCACCCCCTCTCCCTTCACTGTAGCCCAGGAGGGTGAAAATATCACGCTCTCCTGTGTCGTGTCCCAGCGGCGCCGAAACGCTGCTCTTCCTGTGGTTAAATGGACCTTCCTGCCTGCTGGCACAGACCGGCCTGAGGACGAACTCCTCATTGCCCGGGTCAACATGAGGAAGGCCCGTTTCTATGGCAACTACACTAAGAGCTTCCCGTGGCCCAAACTGAAATTGACAGTGGTGAAGCAGGGGAAGATCTTTGACCTTGTTATCTTAAATGTGTCTGAGGGGGACCGGGGGCTCTACATGTGCCGGGTGCAGGAGTTTAAAAAGCACCAGGACCGCTGGAAGGCCTCTTCAAACTGCACCGCCGCCACTGAGCTCAGAG TGCACGTCCTACCCTCCACCAAGGCCAAAGAAAGCCTGTGGAGCTTGTTTGAAG aTGTGTACCTGTGTGCAGTGCTGATCTGCTCAGTGGGTCTgctgtgtatgtgcatgtttaCGGTGACAGTAACCTGCCAGTACATACAGAGGAAGCAGAGGTTAAAAG ACAATTATCACTTGGTCAAAAGCCCCCAGAACAG CTCAGGGGAGACTGTCACAAGCTTAGTCAATATGTCTCCTGCCCTGCCTAAAAAAGAAAGGAGGTACAGGAAGAAACGGAGCAGAGACTACCAAGAGGAGATACCACCAGAGATACCAGCAAAAG CTCCGATTGGAGAGAAAACACGGAAACCCAAACTTTTAAAACCACAACCGAGGAAAGTTGTGTTG CCAAAGATTGTGGAGGAGAATCTGACCTACGCCGAGCTGGATCTGGTGAGGCCAATTCCAGAAACCAAGGCATCATGTAGCGGCACTGTGTATGCTCAGATACTGTTCGAGGAGCAGCCGCTATGA